From Camelina sativa cultivar DH55 chromosome 7, Cs, whole genome shotgun sequence, one genomic window encodes:
- the LOC104703990 gene encoding uncharacterized protein LOC104703990, with protein sequence MALFTFPSPHPVFLSLTGTTSSFSYKPVILPFSRNSRNLTVAAGPARRNSYPNPADDDPPEAPEDSMHGVSKFQQIQRQAARARKLEEEDFEKNRNTYLSAIADVEDATETGRDDVEPTGDLFSDIDRAISMKRSEFVKQGLLKPNPPKTASSKKVEEGGDEEEGDETDELDEEEVVDLDEIDKLTGLTEVSDEEDWVDEEGNTRTNKKIGSDHQFEFDLDDFGESKVRIVEPKFKMSLAELLDESKVVPISVYGDLDVDITGIQQDSRGVSAGDLFVCCLGSESFLSEADKRGAVAVVASKEIDIEDTLGCKALVIVEDTNAVLAALASSFYSHPSKNMAVIGVTGTTGKTTSTYLIKSLYEAMGVRTGMFSTVSCYIHGDNKLDTPNATTNPDAVLVQSLMAKMLHNGTEALVMEASPQELALGKCDEVDFDIAVFTNLTRENSDFRGTDEEYRDAEAKLFARMVDPERHRKVVNIDDPNASFFVQQGNPDVPVVTFAMENTKADVYPLKFELSLFETQVLVNTPQGILEISSGLLGRHNIYNILAAVAVGIAVGAPLEDIVRGVEEVDAVPGRCELIDEEQAFGVIVDHANTPGGLSRLLDSIRELKPRRIITVIGCEGENERGKRPLMTKIATEKSDVTMLTSDNPRNEDPLDILDDMLSGIGWTMQEYLKHGEHDYYPPLANGHRLFLHDIRRVAVRCAVAMGEEGDMVVVAGKGHEAYQLEGDKKEFYDDREECREALQYVDELHQAGIDTSEFPWRLPESH encoded by the exons atggCGCTGTTCACGTTTCCCTCTCCTCACccagtctttctctctctaactgGAACcacctcttccttctcttaCAAACCTGTCATCTTACCATTCTCCCGAAATTCCCGTAATCTCACGGTTGCGGCGGGACCTGCTCGCCGGAATTCGTACCCGAACCCTGCAGATGACGATCCACCTGAAGCACCGGAGGATTCAATGCACGGCGTATCGAAGTTTCAGCAGATACAGCGTCAAGCTGCTCGTGCACGGAAGCTAGAGGAAGAAGATTTCGAGAAGAATCGGAACACGTATCTCTCCGCTATCGCCGACGTGGAAGACGCGACGGAGACGGGACGAGACGACGTAGAACCTACCGGCGATCTGTTCTCGGACATCGATAGAGCAATCTCCATGAAACGTAGCGAGTTCGTTAAGCAAGGATTGCTCAAACCTAATCCTCCTAAAACGGCGTCGTCTAAGAAGGTTGAGGAAGgaggagatgaggaagaaggtgatgaaactgatgagcttgatgaagaagaagttgtggatttggatgagatTGATAAGTTAACTGGATTAACcgaagtttctgatgaagaagactgGGTTGATGAAGAAGGTAACACAAGGACCAACAAGAAGATTGGGTCTGATCATCAATTCGAATTCGATTTGGATGATTTTGGTGAATCTAAAGTGAGAATCGTGGAACCTAAATTCAAAATGAGCTTAGCTGAGCTTTTAGATGAGAGTAAAGTGGTACCAATCTCAGTTTACGGCGATTTAGATGTCGATATCACTGGGATCCAGCAGGACTCTCGAGGTGTAAGCGCCGGAGATCTCTTCGTGTGCTGTTTAGGAAGTGAGAGTTTCTTGAGTGAAGCTGATAAGAGAGGAGCAGTGGCTGTTGTAGCTAGCAAAGAGATTGATATTGAGGATACTTTAGGTTGCAAAGCACTTGTTATTGTTGAAGACACTAATGCAGTTTTAGCAGCTTTAGCTTCTTCGTTTTATAGTCATCCGTCTAAGAACATGGCAGTGATCGGAGTTACTGGTACGACTGGTAAAACGACTTCTACTTATTTGATTAAAAGCCTCTATGAAGCTATGGGTGTGCGAACTGGAATGTTTAGCACAGTTTCTTGTTATATCCATGGTGATAACAAATTAGATACGCCTAATGCTACAACGAATCCTGATGCTGTTTTGGTTCAGAGTTTGATGGCTAAGATGTTGCATAATGGAACTGAAGCTCTGGTTATGGAAGCTTCCCCTCAGGAACTTGCTTTAGGGAAATGTGATGAGGTGGATTTCGACATTGCGGTTTTCACTAATTTGACTAGAGAAAATTCGGATTTCCGTGGTACTGATGAAGAGTATAGAGATGCTGAAGCCAAGTTGTTTGCAAGAATGGTTGATCCGGAAAGGCATAGGAAAGTGGTTAACATAGATGATCCTAACGCTTCATTTTTCGTCCAGCAAGGGAATCCTGATGTTCCTGTTGTGACATTTGCTATGGAGAACACGAAAGCCGATGTTTACCCGTTAAAGTTTGAGCTTTCCTTGTTTGAGACGCAGGTTTTGGTTAATACCCCTCAAGGTATACTGGAGATCTCTTCAGGGTTATTAGGACGTCATAACATCTATAATATTCTTGCGGCTGTGGCTGTTGGGATTGCTGTTGGAGCTCCTCTAGAGGATATTGTTAGGGGTGTTGAGGAAGTCGATGCAGTCCCGGGAAGGTGTGAATTGATTGATGAGGAACAAGCCTTTGGTGTTATTGTGGATCATGCTAACACACCTGGTGGCTTGTCAAGGCTGCTTGATTCAATTCGGGAGCTTAAACCGAGAAGAATCATTACCG tcATTGGTTGTGAGGGTGAGAATGAAAGAGGGAAAAGACCGCTTATGACGAAAATCGCTACTGAAAAGAGTGATGTGACCATGTTGACATCTGATAATCCGAGGAACGAAGATCCAT TGGACATCTTGGATGACATGTTGTCTGGGATTGGATGGACAATGCAAGAGTATTTGAAACATGGCGAACATGATTACTATCCGCCTTTGGCAAATGGTCATAGACTCTTCCTTCACGATATTAGACGTGTAGCTGTGCGTTGTGCCGTTGCTATGGGTGAAGAAGGTGATATGGTT GTTGTAGCAGGGAAAGGCCATGAAGCGTATCAGCTTGAAGGTGATAAGAAAGAGTTCTATGATGACCGAGAGGAATGCCGGGAAGCATTGCAATACGTTGATGAGCTCCACCAAGCTGGAATAGACACAAGCGAGTTCCCATGGCG GTTACCAGAGAGTCATTAA